A stretch of DNA from Pseudonocardia hierapolitana:
AGAGTTGTCACTCTAGAGGCCGACAATGCTACAGTCAGGAAGACCTTCACCGGCCCGGACCTGATTGCCGAGCGGTACGCTGCCGAGCGCGAATTTGACCATCTGTCTCGGTACCGCACGGCCCTGTCAACATATGCACTGGCTACTTGCCCAAAGGCCATAGAAGTAAACCTGATAGGCCCTCCCTTCGTCCGCATGGAACGGGCAGTAGGCGCGCCGCTTACGAGCCATCTCGCGGGAGTACTTCTTACTGAGCGACAGTTCGACCAACTTGCTGCGGTAATCGTCGACGCCTTGCGTATATATGTCCTGACGTTCTCCGAGCCGTACTACGACCTCCATCTCCGCAACATGGCTGTTGAGGTGCCGTCAGGGCTAGTTACATTCTTCGACTTTGGCGTTCCTGATATCTTTGATCCTGTTGTTGTGAAAAGCTTGAACGATCTGCCGCCACTTGACGTCAGCCTGGGAAACCTCCTCGGTTCGACCGCGTTTGAGGCCGCCCGCCCTAAGACGCTGCATTGCAGGCTCCGACATCAGCAGTCTGTTCGGCTCGTGGAAAAGGTGCTTCGGCTTTCTAGACGGATAGACATCGACAACCAGCCTGCGGTCGATTTGGAGGTCATCCACTGGACTGCCGTAGCCGCGCTCCGCGCCTCGACGACAAGGCGGGGAGGGCTGCTCCGCACCGTTTGGTACGGTTCCGCAGCACGATTCATCGCCCAGCCTGAGCGCCTCCTCGGCAAATTGATCACGAGGGCACGGTGAAGGTAAAGAATGGAGTCGCCCCGTACTCCTGCTCTGACCCGTCTCCATTCGCATCGCCGACTTCGCCGTCCGGCACGGCTCCCAGCGGTCGCCGAGGATGACGACTGCGTTGTTCGGGTAGGTTGCGGCGGATTCCACATGTCGGCGCCGGCTGGCGGCGCTCGGTGAGCGCGAGCTACCCGCGATCGCAGGCGCGGGAGAGCGTGAGCTGGTTGTTCGCGATCATCATCGCGGTCAGCCGCTTTGTGATCAGCCCCGGGCGGTTGAACCCGCGGCGCCGAGGCACCGGTAGAACGGCAGGCCGACCAATCTGGCCCGCTCCGTCACCGGGAAGAAGATCAGCAGTTGCTCAGTTAGAGATCATCAGTGAGACCACTTGCCTGTCCACCTCGGCGGCCACGGATACGGCATGGGCCGGCACCACCTGGGAGGACATCTCGTCTGCGCGCGCAGCAGTCGGGGTGCCGGTCGAGTTCGAGCACGATGGGATCGACCTCGCGGCGGAGCTGCAAGCGGCTGTCGCCGCAGCACCGCTTGGTTCGAGAACGCAGACAGGTAGACTCGGGTTGACGCCGTCGACCTCGCCATCGCTGGGGTCGAGGCGCGACCCTCGTCGCGTTGCAAGCCGGCTATGATGTTGAATCCGCCGGCATGGCCAGCCATCGTGTCGTTTCGAGCGAGCGCAGATGCACCAATCGACGCACATCAGACGGACTGTGCTGGTGGTCGTGGCAGCCCTCGCAGTGCTGATCGCGGCGATCGTCGAGGATCTCATCGAGGACCGGAGTGGGGCTCCGGCCTTCACCCTCAACGACGCCGACCCCCAGTTCCCGACCTTGCCGGTAGGCGCGGAACTCCCCTCCGACAAGGAGTGCGCTGAGCGCGTGAGTGCAGCCGGGCTCGAACGCGAGGTGCGGCCGGAGAACACAGCCCCCAACAACTCGACCCCCGGCGGGCTCACGCTGCCAGCGTGGCCGAGCTTTTGGGCACAGCAGGTGAACGAGGAGTACGTACCGCGGATAAATGGTCAGTTCACCGGTAGCACGAATGAGATCATCGCGTGGGGCTCCTGCAAGTGGGGCATCGACGCCAACGTCGTGCGGGCGATGGCGGTGTCCGAGACATTCTGGCGGCAATCGTTCGTCGGGGACCTGGTGGATGACCCTGCGCTGTGTCTCGGCGATTACGAGGTGCCATGCCCTACGAGTTTCGGCCTCCTCCAGCTGAAGTACACGACCCGTCCGGGATCGTGGCCGGGTTCGCGCGACCATACGGCCTTCAACGTCGACTACTCGCTGGCGGTCCTGCGCGGCTGCTTCGAGGGCTACATCACCTACCTCGATTCCAGTTACGCGGCAGGTGATTTATGGGGATGCGCTGGCTGGCATTACTCAGGTGAATGGTACAACGATGCGGCTAGGCAATACATTGACTTAACGCAGTGGCATTACCGGTATCGGGAGTGGCTGCGGTGGTGAGCGTTGATCATCACGTCCGCCCGCCCTCGCAGCGCTCGCTTCACCGTTGTGACGAGTCGTCGCCCACCCGAGTCCGGCGCGAGAGGACGTAGCCGCGCCGTAGCGGGTGAGCGATGAGTTCCATCAGCCGTGGGCACAGCAACGCGCTCGGAGGAATTGAACAGGTCGGTCCTGGTCAAACGGGCTGCCGACCCGGGGTAGCCGAAGAGGAGCGCGCGGGCTCCGTCGATTCTCATGCCACCGAGATCGTGAGGCTCGTAGCCCTCCCCCCTTTGCCCAGAGGATCGCTTGCCACCCCGTTGCGGCCGCGACCCCTCCCTACGTGCCCGCTCGGAATGGCCAAGGGTCGACAGTCCTCACTGACCGCGGCTGCGCAGGCGCCAGGTGCCGAGGAGCCCGGCGAATCGGATGCGATCAACGCCAGCTGGTAGGATCACGTCGCGAGGCCACTCCCGTCGCGGAATCGCGTTAACCCGGACTCTTCATGGCGGGCTCCGCGGTAGGTGACCCCCGAAAGAAGAAAGTGCCTCGTGACCAGGTAAGACAGGGCTTGCTGAGGGCCATGTCCGCCGCGGTTGAGGAGGCACTTTCCGAGTGCAGGCTACAACCACCCGTCCGAAGATCATCGTGATCGCCGACGGGAGCGGGGTGGTGTCGCACGCCGGGTCGCGCCTGCCGGCCGACGTCGCCGACCGGACCACCCTGACCGGCGAGTTGTCGCAGGCCCTGGACCCGTTGCGACCGGCGCGGGCGTGCCATGACCCGGGCCGCGTGTTGGTGGACCTCGCCGTCGCGGTCGCCGGCGGCGCGACGACGATCTCGGAGATCGCGGTGCCGGGCGAGCAGGCGGAGCTGTTCGGCCAGGTGGCGTCGGACTCGACGTGCTGGCGGCTGCTCGATCGCCTCGACGGCAGCGTGCTCGCGGCAGTGGCGGCGGCTCGCGCCCGAGCGCGGGAGGTCGTCTGGGACCAGCACGCCGAACACCGTGGGCGAGCGTTCCCGCCGGCCCGGGTCGCTGGACACGAGCTCAACCTGCTCGTCATCGACCTGGACGCGACGATCGTGATCTGCCACTCGGAGAAGTAACAGGCCGCGCCGACGTGGAAGCGAACCCTTCGGCTATCACCCGCTGCTCGCGTTCTGCGACAACACCTCCGAGTTCCTCGCTGGCGTGCTACGCCGCGGCAACGCGGGCGCGAACACCTCCGCCGACCACATCCAGGTCCTCGACCAAGCCCTCGCCCAGATCCCCGACCCACACCGCCACGGCCGCCCGATTCTGATCCGCGCCGACATCGCGGGCTGCACGAAAGCCTTCCTCGCCCACGCCCACGCCCACGGCCGCGACCAGCAGGCCAAGGCGGTCGCCGTGGAGTTCTCCGTCGGCTGGGCCATCACCGACCGCGAACGCGCCGCGATCGCCGCGGTCCCGAACAAGGTGTGGGCTGATGCGGTCGAGGCCGACGGCAGTCACCGTGACGGCGCCGGGCTCGCCGAGCTCACCGGGCTGCTCCCCGCCGCCTCGCTGGACGGCTACCCAAGGGGCACAAGGGTCATCGTCCGCCGCGAGCGCCCGCACCCGGGCGCACAGCTGGACCTGATGGAAACCCGCGACGGCTGGCGCTACACCTGCTTCGCCACCGACACCCCCGCCGGACAGTCGGCGTTCCTCGAAGCCCGCCACCGCGCTTACGCCCGCGTCGAGGACCGCATCCGCACCGCGAAGGACACCGGACTGAACCACTTCCCCTCCCGCACCCTCGCGATCAACTCGGCCTGGCTGACGGTGGTGATGCTCGCTGTTGATCTGATCTCCTGGACCCGGCACCTGCTCCTCGACGGCGCCCTCGCGAAGGCCGAGCCCAAGACGTTGCGCTACCGGCTGCTGCACGTCGCCGCCCGCATCACCCGAGGTCAGCGCCGCACCTTCGCCAGGATCCAGGGGATCTGGCCCTGGGCGATCGACCTCACGTCCGCGTTCGCCCGCCTCCACGCCCTGCCCGTCCCTGCCGGCTGAACTCCACTCCCGATCGACACGAACGGCACAAGGCACCCGGCAGAACGGCAGGCCGGATGCTTCCGCACGATCCCACCCGGAAAGCCGGAGATGATCACGAGGCCGAGGCTGGCACCGGGGCCTCATGAATCACCGGGGCTAACGAAGGTGCCCGAGGTGGCGACGTCAGACCCACGCCGAAACCATGACGACGCGGGGGAGGGGCGCCATGTCCGCTGCGGCTGTTGCCGAGCAGGACGGTCGCACCGGACCGCTGGAGCGTCCCGCCGGGCGCACCTGCCGATTGTGCGGCTCGAACCAGCTGCGCAGGTTCCTCGACCTCGGGGTCGTACCCCGGTGCGAGCTGTTCCTCACTCCCGAGGCGGTGGCTGCCCCCGACGTGTCTTACCCGCTCCAGGTGTGGGTGTGCGAACGCTGCCTGCTGGTGCAGCTGCCGCCGTTGTTCACGCCGGAGGAGACGTTCACCGACTACCCCTACTTCTCCTCGTACTCGACGTCACGGGTGGAGCAGGCCCGCACCTTGGTCGAGGACGCGGTCCGGCGGCTCGGGCTGGGGCTCGACTCGTTCGTGGTCGAGGTGGGCAGCAACGACGGCTACCTGCTGCAGCACCTGGTGCGCCGATGGATCCGGTGCCTGGGGATCGAGCCGTCGGTGAACGTGGGGGAGACAGCGCGGGAGAAGGGGGCGCCGACGTTCACCGAGTTCCTCACGGCGGAGACCGGTGCTCTGGTGCGGGCGATCCACGGTCCGGCCGACTTGGTGATTGCGAACTACGTGTACGGCGACGTCCCGGACGTAACCGACTTCACGCGGGGGCTGCGGTCGCTGGTGGCCGACGACGGGTGGGCGTCGATCGAGGTGCAGCACCTGTTGACCCTGGTGGAGCGCACCGAGTTCGACACGATCTACCACGAGCATTTCCAGTACTTCACGCTGCTGACCGGGCAGCGGGCGCTGGCCACGGGTGGGTTGTCGGTCGTGGACGTCGAGTTGGTCGACATCCGCGGTGGGGCGATCCGGATCTGGGCGCGGCCGACCGAGTGCGCCATGGAGCCGAGCGTGAGGGTGACCGAGGTGCTGGCCGCGGAGGAGGCCGCAGGACTACACGTGGCGCGTGGGCACGACGGCTTCGCCGAGGCGGTGTCGCGGGTTCGCGACGATCTGGTGTCGTTCTTGATCGAGGCACGGCGGGCCGGGAAGAAGGTCGTTGGGTACGGGGCGTCAGGCAACGGCAACACGCTGTTGAACTATTGCGGCGTCCGGCCGGATCTTCTGGCATACACGGTGGACCGCAACCCGTACAAGCACGGGCGATACACCCCGGGCACGCGGATCCCGGTGCACGCGCCGGAGCGGATCGCGGCTGATCGTCCGGACTACGTGCTGGTGTTGCCGTGGAACCTGCGCGCCGAGCTGCTCGACCAGCTGTCCTACGTGCGCGAGTGGGGCGGCAAGCTGGTGTTCCCGATTCCGGAACTCGAGGTGGTGTCGCCCGCGCCGGCTGATCGTCCGCTCGAACACCCGGTGTTCTGATCAGTCGGTCACGCGTAGCGGCGGAACACCGGCTTGACCGGCCGGCCGCCCAGCCAGGGGCTGGGATCGCCGTTGTCGAGCGCCTCGCGGTACACGGCGCAGGCCTGGGCGACGACGTCGATGGTGCGGTCGATGTCCTCGTCGCTGAGCGCGGCGCTGACCACGAAGGACGGACCGATCACGCCGCCGGTGATGAGCTGGCGCAGGAACAGCGTGCGGTAGTCCTGCGACGACTCGCCGTCGGCGTCGAGGGTGGCGAAGACGAGGTTGCTGGCCCGGCCGCGGACGACGACGTGGTCGGCGACGCCTGCATTCGCGGCGACCTTGCGGACCCCGGCGGCGAGTCGGTCGCCGAGGTAGTGCAGCTGATCGGCGATGCCCTCTTCGGCGTAGGTGTCCATCACGGCGATGGCGGCGGCGAGGGAGTGGGTTTCTGCGCCGTGGGTGGTGGAGAGAAGGAACACGCGTTCCTCGTCGGTGCGTAGCCCGCCGCGTCCCATGAGCTCGCGCTTGCCGGCGAGGGCGGAGACGGCGAAGCCGTTGCCCAGTGCCTTGCCGAAGGTGGACAGGTCGGGGGTGACCCCGTAGACGCCCTGTGCGCCGTGCTCGCTCCAGCGGAAGCCGGTGATCATCTCGTCGAAGACGAGGATGGCGCCGTGGCGGGTGGCGAGGTCGCGGACACCGTCGAGGTAGCCGGGCGGCGGCTCGGTCTGGGTGGCGGCTTCGAGGAAGATCGCGGCGATCTCGTGCTGTTCCAGGACCGAGGAGAGGGCGTCGAGGTCGCCGTAGGGGAAGGTGACGGTGGCCTGGTCTGGGATGCCGGCGGACATGGGGGTGCCGCCGATGAACCAGTCGTCGGTGGAGAAGAAGGGGTGGTCGCGGCACAGGGCGATGAGGGTGCGGCCGGTGGCGGCGCGGGCAAGCCGGACGGCGGCGGTGGTGGCGTCGGAGCCGTTCTTGGTGAACTTGACCATGTCGGCGGTGGGAACGTTCTGCAGGAACCGTTCGGCGGCCTCGACCTCGATGACCGCGGGACGGACGAAGTTGCTGCCCTTGTCGAGCTCGCGGCGGACGGTCTCGACGACGCGGGGGTGGGCGTGTCCGAGGGAGACGGCGCGCAGGCCGGAGCCGTACTCGATGTATTGGTTGCCGTCGGCGTCCCAGACGTGGGCGCCGCGGCCGTGGGAGATCACGGGCGCGAGGTTCTCGGGGTACTGGTCGTCGCCCTTGGCGTAGGTGTGGGCGCCGCCGGGCACCGCGGCGTGCAGGCGGGCGTTCAGCGCCGCCGACTTCGGCAGGGACGGGTCCGTCATGCGTGCACCTTCGTCGTCATGGATCACCACAGCCATGATGGACCGAGGGCTATCGCGCTCCCCATCGAGGTAACTCGCGGGGCCATCGCTCGATGACCAACGCGCTGGTGAGCACCACCGCGACCGCCACGCAGAACCCGCCGAGGGTGTCGGTGGCGTAGTGGGCCCGGCCGGCGACGAGCGCGAGTGCCATCGTGCCTCCGAAGAGCACCGCACCTGTCACGATGAGGACGGCGCTTGCACCGGTTGGGGTGCGCAGTACAACGATGAGCAGCATCGCGGCGACCACGCCGAGCGCGGTGGCCCCGCCGGTGTGGCCGCTCGGGAAGGCGAACTCCCCGTCGATCGTCCGTCCGATGATCGGTTTGAGCGTCGTGGTCGCGACGCCGGTCAGCCCCGGCCCGACGATCGCCAGCACGGCCAGCTTGCGGTGGCCGAGCGCGAGCGCGATGCCGCAGAGCACCACCGCGAGCACGACGGTCCCATCCAGGCCGCCGGAGGCGATCACGATGTCGGGCAGCGACGGTGTGGTGTCCGGGTAGCCGACGAGCCGCTGGACGCGCCGGTCGAGCCGGCCTGCGGTGGAGTCGTCCGCGTACCGCGCGGCGAACACGCCGAAGACGAGGAGCGCTAGCACCGAGACGGCCGCGGCCGGTGCGTGCAGCCCGGGCGGGAGGATCGCCCGATCCGGGCGGGGAGCGATGGCCGACACCTCATCGAAGCTACCGCGCGTCGGCGAAAATAGACCGATGGCGAATCCCGTCGAGGTCTCCGGCCGAGAGGCCGAGGTTCTCGCGGCTGTGGGCGCGCACCTGAGCAACGCGCAGATCGCCGGCAGGCTGCACCTGTCGGTGCGCACGGTCGAGGGGCATGTCTCGTCGTTGCTGCGCAAGTACGGGGTGGCCGACCGCCGGGAGCTGGCTGCGCTGGTGGGTCCGGAGGCCGGCCCGGCGCCGCCACCGGGCGGGGTGGCGGGGCTGCCTGCGGCGCGGACGTCGTTCGTCGGGCGGGCCGCCGAGCAGGCCGCGGTGCTCGCCGCGCTGGCCGAGCACCGGCTGGTGACGCTGTCCGGGCCGGGTGGCGTGGGCAAGACACGACTTGCGGTGGTGGCGGCCGCTGCCGCGGCGTTCCCGTTCGGCGGCGCGTTCGTCGACCTGGTGCCGGCCCGCGGCGACTCGGTGCCGCAGGCGGTGGCGGCCGCGCTCGGCGTGGCCGAGGGACCGCAGCAGCCGCTCGAGGCCGCGATCGGCGGGAGGTTGAGCCGGGGCCGCTCGCTGCTCGTGCTGGACAACTGCGAGCACGTCGTCGACGCGGTGGCCGGGTTCGTCGAGCGCCTGCTCGCCGCCTGTCCCACGGTCACGGTGCTCGCCACCAGCCGGGAGCGGCTCGCGGTCCCGGGGGAGCGGGTGGTGGCGGTCGGCCCCCTTCCGCTGGGGTCGGACGCCGAGCGGCTCTTCGCCGACCGCGCGGTGGCACCCATCGATCCCGGCGCCGTCACGGACCTCTGCGCCCGCCTCGACGGGCTCCCACTCGCCATCGAGCTCGCGGCGGCCCGCAGCGCGGCGCTGGGAGCACCCGGCCTGCTCACCGGCCTCGGCGACTACCTGCGGCTCCTCGCCGGGGGCCGCGGCCAGGAGGTGCGGCACCGGTCGCTGCGCGCGGTGATCGGTTGGAGCCACGACCTGCTCGACGACGAGGAGCGCGCCCTGTTCCGCCGGCTCGCCGCCTTCGCAGGCGGGTTCGACCTGCCGGCCGCGGCGGCCGTCGGCGGGGTCGAACTCCCGGTGGCCGCAGACGTGCTCGGCCGGCTCGTGGACAAGAGCCTCGTGGTGCACGAGCAGGGTCGGTGGCGGCTGCTCGCCACGATCCGGGCCGTGGCCGCGGACAAGCTGCGGGAGGCGGGGGAGACCGCGGACGTGCAACACCGGTACCGGGTGTGGGCGGTCGATCGAGCCGCGGCGCTCACCAAGCCGAGCCGCGCGGAGGTGGACCTCGTGCTCGACGACCTGCGCGACGCGCTCGCGTCCTACCCGCCGGAGCCCGACCCGGAGGCACACGCACTGGCGCGCTCGCTCGGGCGGATCACCCACGCGCGCGGGTTCCTGCAGGAGGCGCGCTCGCGCTACGAGCAGGCGGCGGCGCACGCCGGGACTCCCGACGAGCAGGCTCGCGACCTGCGCTCGGCCGCGGAGTGCGCAGAGGTGGGCCACGACACCGGCGGCGCGTACGACCTGCTCGTCGAGGCCGGCCGGGTCGCCGCCGACGGGAACGCGAAGGCGACGGCGTTGGCGCTGGCGGTCGACCTGGCGTGCCGCTGCCCCGCCACGTTCGCCGTCGAGGTGCCCTACGAGCGGTTGCGCGGGCTGCTCGCGGAGGCGACCGGCGCCGCTGATGGGGCGGACCCGGTTGCCGCCACGCGGCTCGCGATCGCGGCGGCGTGGAACGCGGGGGCGGAGAAGCTCTCGCCCGACCGCGCGCTCGCCGAGGAGGCCGTCACCGCAGCCCGGCGCACCGGCGACCCGTTGCTGCTGAGCGCCGCGCTCGGAGCGCTCCGCGGCGCCACGGTCGTCGACGGCCGTCTCCAGGACGCGCACCGGCTCTCCACCGAGCGGCTCGCGCTCGTGCCGGCGCTCGACCCCACCGCCCCCGAGGGTGCGGCCGAGATCGAGGACGTGCTCGCGGTCGCGTGCGCCGACGCGGTGGCGGCCGGGGAGATCGCGGCCGCTCTCGAGGTCGCCGGCCGAATCCTCGACGGCGATGTGCACGGCGACTCCCCGCACCTGTCGGTGAGCACGGTGCTGCCGGCGCTCGTGCTGGCCGGGGACCTCGGGTGGGCGCGCCCCCGGGCACCGGCTATGTGGGAGGGCTGGGAGCGGGCCGGGCGCCCGCCCGCGGTGTGGCTGCCCGGATCGGCCCAGTTCACGGCGCTCGCGTGGGGGCTGTCCGGCGACGCAGAGGAGGCCGCGCGGTGGAACGCCCGCGCGGCGGAGGCCGGGACCGGGAACGTCTTCCACCTCCAGCACGCCCCGCTCGGCGTGTTCACGGCGGCGCGGACCGCCGTGCACGTCGGGTTCGCCGCCGGCGTTCCCGAGCCGGCGGCCCGCACCCCCGGAGCTCGCTACCACGCGTACGCGGTCGCCGCGCACGCCGAGCTGGCCGTGGTCGCCGGCCGGCCCGACGCCGCCGACCGGCTGGCGGCGGCCGAGGCCGTGACGGCCGGACACCCCTGGGCCGCTGCCTGCCTCGCCCGCGCCGCGGGCCGGTTGCGCGGCGACGACGACGCGCTCGCCGCCGCCGTCGCCGGTTTCGAGCGGATCGGCGCCGCGTTCGAGCGCGCCGCCACCCTCCTGCTCCTGCCCGACCGCGCCGCAGAGGGGTGGGCCGAGCTGGAGCACGTGACGTCCGCGTGACGGTCGCGTGGTCGCCACGGATCCGGTGGCCAGGCCCGCGGCGGCACGCTTCCCGGGAGGAGAACCGAGGAGGCAGACGATGCAGTGGACGCTCGAGGTGGTGCAGGTCCCGGTGGCGGACGTGGACCGGGCGAAGGCCTTCTACGCCGAGCAGCTCGGGTTCGCGGTCGACTTCG
This window harbors:
- a CDS encoding class I SAM-dependent methyltransferase, translated to MSAAAVAEQDGRTGPLERPAGRTCRLCGSNQLRRFLDLGVVPRCELFLTPEAVAAPDVSYPLQVWVCERCLLVQLPPLFTPEETFTDYPYFSSYSTSRVEQARTLVEDAVRRLGLGLDSFVVEVGSNDGYLLQHLVRRWIRCLGIEPSVNVGETAREKGAPTFTEFLTAETGALVRAIHGPADLVIANYVYGDVPDVTDFTRGLRSLVADDGWASIEVQHLLTLVERTEFDTIYHEHFQYFTLLTGQRALATGGLSVVDVELVDIRGGAIRIWARPTECAMEPSVRVTEVLAAEEAAGLHVARGHDGFAEAVSRVRDDLVSFLIEARRAGKKVVGYGASGNGNTLLNYCGVRPDLLAYTVDRNPYKHGRYTPGTRIPVHAPERIAADRPDYVLVLPWNLRAELLDQLSYVREWGGKLVFPIPELEVVSPAPADRPLEHPVF
- a CDS encoding glutamate-1-semialdehyde 2,1-aminomutase, which gives rise to MTDPSLPKSAALNARLHAAVPGGAHTYAKGDDQYPENLAPVISHGRGAHVWDADGNQYIEYGSGLRAVSLGHAHPRVVETVRRELDKGSNFVRPAVIEVEAAERFLQNVPTADMVKFTKNGSDATTAAVRLARAATGRTLIALCRDHPFFSTDDWFIGGTPMSAGIPDQATVTFPYGDLDALSSVLEQHEIAAIFLEAATQTEPPPGYLDGVRDLATRHGAILVFDEMITGFRWSEHGAQGVYGVTPDLSTFGKALGNGFAVSALAGKRELMGRGGLRTDEERVFLLSTTHGAETHSLAAAIAVMDTYAEEGIADQLHYLGDRLAAGVRKVAANAGVADHVVVRGRASNLVFATLDADGESSQDYRTLFLRQLITGGVIGPSFVVSAALSDEDIDRTIDVVAQACAVYREALDNGDPSPWLGGRPVKPVFRRYA
- a CDS encoding phosphatase PAP2 family protein, with product MSAIAPRPDRAILPPGLHAPAAAVSVLALLVFGVFAARYADDSTAGRLDRRVQRLVGYPDTTPSLPDIVIASGGLDGTVVLAVVLCGIALALGHRKLAVLAIVGPGLTGVATTTLKPIIGRTIDGEFAFPSGHTGGATALGVVAAMLLIVVLRTPTGASAVLIVTGAVLFGGTMALALVAGRAHYATDTLGGFCVAVAVVLTSALVIERWPRELPRWGAR
- a CDS encoding ATP-binding protein produces the protein MANPVEVSGREAEVLAAVGAHLSNAQIAGRLHLSVRTVEGHVSSLLRKYGVADRRELAALVGPEAGPAPPPGGVAGLPAARTSFVGRAAEQAAVLAALAEHRLVTLSGPGGVGKTRLAVVAAAAAAFPFGGAFVDLVPARGDSVPQAVAAALGVAEGPQQPLEAAIGGRLSRGRSLLVLDNCEHVVDAVAGFVERLLAACPTVTVLATSRERLAVPGERVVAVGPLPLGSDAERLFADRAVAPIDPGAVTDLCARLDGLPLAIELAAARSAALGAPGLLTGLGDYLRLLAGGRGQEVRHRSLRAVIGWSHDLLDDEERALFRRLAAFAGGFDLPAAAAVGGVELPVAADVLGRLVDKSLVVHEQGRWRLLATIRAVAADKLREAGETADVQHRYRVWAVDRAAALTKPSRAEVDLVLDDLRDALASYPPEPDPEAHALARSLGRITHARGFLQEARSRYEQAAAHAGTPDEQARDLRSAAECAEVGHDTGGAYDLLVEAGRVAADGNAKATALALAVDLACRCPATFAVEVPYERLRGLLAEATGAADGADPVAATRLAIAAAWNAGAEKLSPDRALAEEAVTAARRTGDPLLLSAALGALRGATVVDGRLQDAHRLSTERLALVPALDPTAPEGAAEIEDVLAVACADAVAAGEIAAALEVAGRILDGDVHGDSPHLSVSTVLPALVLAGDLGWARPRAPAMWEGWERAGRPPAVWLPGSAQFTALAWGLSGDAEEAARWNARAAEAGTGNVFHLQHAPLGVFTAARTAVHVGFAAGVPEPAARTPGARYHAYAVAAHAELAVVAGRPDAADRLAAAEAVTAGHPWAAACLARAAGRLRGDDDALAAAVAGFERIGAAFERAATLLLLPDRAAEGWAELEHVTSA